ATTGGACAAtctattatttataaataaataaaaagtaggaaagatggtatttatttttttacaagaaaagacaaaattaattcaCTGTTAATGTGAATAAGTGGAGTCCTCTGAGGTCAGAGGTGTGTGTTCAGACTTAATGCTGACCCTTATGCAGGTGTATTGAAGATGCATTACAAATCCAAGGGTAATTGAATGTTATTCAGGAGAAACTGGATTTTTACTGACTGCGATATACAGTATGTTGTAAGAACAGGgcagaaaataaacatgtttttaaaaatgaattaaggGAAAAGTAAGAACATTTAAAGGAGTCTACCTTTATGGCAGCTGCTTTAAGACAAACAACGTAACATTTTGttggaaataaaatgcaagtcTCTGGGATTATCTACAACAGAATCATTTACGGACTCCAAAAATAGTAAAATTTTGTCAGTATGtatagcagaaatattttatctttgaGTTCTGTCAGTATTTTTGAGACAGGCACGTTTAGTAACTTTAAGTAATCAAGTGAGAGATATGCAAGATTTACACAGACGATCCTTTATTAAAAGAAGTTCCTAAAACATAAATCTGTGCAGACGTCTATGCAGACACaattatattaaagaaaaaaaaaatctgtggaaagaggctacactttaaaaagcattacCTTCAGAAAGCAGCGTCCCATGTGTCTTACCATTGGTCCTCCTTTCAGCATGGGACAGAAGATAGTGGAAGAGGAATAGTTTGACACCTCacctttcagaaattaaatgtcTAAAACCTGCTAACAATTGTACAGGAATTGGAACCCTTATAAAAGAAACTCTAACTAGGTTAAAGCAAGACTACAGAAAGGACCTTAGAAATTGTCTCTGAGAATTAGTCATATGAGGCAATGGTCTACTGCAAAGGTAGTGTGGAGACAAAATTGTTGTAGTCATAATTTTGACTGGTAAAACAGTTTAGTTTTATTACAGCCTATGAGCTTCCTTCATGTTGTACCTCAGCATTTCCATGTTGTTCTTAATTATTGATTGGAAAGAACTGTTTGGTTACTTATTACTAACTGCTGTTATTCCTCTGGGCTGGCTCCAGTAAAGCAGAAATCACAGCAGTAGAGAGCAAAAGACAAGCTCAAATTTTCTTAAAGAGCTGTCTTGTCCTGTTGGTAACTGAGAAAATCCAGAGGGTATAGGATGCACTCTGTTTTCAGTGATCTCTCTTAAACTGACAGATGTCTTTTAGTCAGCATGCTGTGAGGACTCAGTATTTAAGGAGATTGACTTTTCCTATACTTATGGGAATTAAGAAGTTGAGACATCTAGGAGTGGGTTGTGGAGTTCCCACTGCCTAAGTTACCTGTGAATCAAGTCTCTtaggaaataaatttgttttacaaAGGCTATTGCGTAGTCATCACATAGAAACATTTTCAACTACCCATGCAGTTGGTTGGATTTAAAATAGCAGCATGAAGGTGAAAATACCTTATTAAAACCCCTACAAAGtaggaaattaaatttaattggAATCTGATTATGCAAGACTCAGTAAATATTATGGCAAttaaatttcatagaatcacagaatcacagaatggttgaagttggaagggaacactctgccccatcatccagatcattaatgaagatgttgaacaggatcGGACACTGTATtaacccctggggtacaccactagttgctggcctccaactagactttgtgccagtcatcaccaccctctgggcctcgCCATTCAGCTGGTTTTCAATCCACTTCagtgtctgctcatccagccaaTACTTCATTACCTTCTCTATgaagatcttatgggagacaAGTGTCGAAAGCCCTGCTGAAGTCTAGGCAGACAATAACCACTGCTCTCTCCTtgtctaccaggccagtcatttcatcatagaagtttaTAAAATTTAGGCTATGTGTAATGGAAACAGACTAGTCAAAAAGTGCTTACAGATAGGCATGGTCTTATTCTGAATTATGTCTTTAGATGCAGTAGTGTGGAAGTAGTGTTGCAGATAACTAAGATGATCAGAAAAACTACAGAAGTAAAAGGCTTTTTCAGAACACTAAGTATCTTAGGTTTAACTGTATGTAGTATTTTCTTCCGTGTTGAATGGGTATTAATGCATTGTAGAGGACAGAGAGTTCACAGCGTGCTCAACCTAGATGAGTTAATGATTTAAGGAAAGCCATACACTTTGCAATATTTACACAGTTTGAGAGCTCAGTTTTTCTGTTTGAACACTgcactaatgattttttttatctaGCAGTTTAGAATACTCCATTTTGGAGCAAGGCTTTCCTTGCGAGCCTTCTAGAAGGGTCCTGCTTGGGCAGTCAgtgctcctcctctccccccatcctgctgcgtCTGCTGTCTGAGGGACAGACTGCAGGACTCGGCCACAGGTGGGACCACCGTGCACGAGGCCATAGCAGGTGGCAGTCCAGAAGCTGCAGCACCGTGCTACAACCACCCAAACACGAGCTACAGGCACTAAGGCAgagggaacaggcagcagcctaCGACTCTGAAATGGACCGTCGGTTTTGTACAATGCATAAGAGGAAGGTGACATTGCAAATTGGGCTTGCTGGTGGCAAAATGAACAGACACAAGTTTACTGGTGAAACAGAGCCTTTCATCATGCTGGAGTAATTGCTTTGCACAAGTTTTCAGGGAAGTTAAAACATATGAAATCACCCACTGGAGactcatttgttttgaaaaaggtaGCCATCTGGGAAGTGTTTAATAAGGTCACTAATTAAATGTGTTGATAAGGAATTTAACAATACCCTTTGCACTTCATTTACATGATAACACTTTGAGATTGCAGCAAGGCACATTCTCCTTCACCAGACCTGACTCGTAATCTGATGATCGGACAACAGCATTTTTCTTGTGGTCTCCTAATTTATTAAAGTCTTGGGTTCAAACAGAGTCCCTGTGGCCTCATTAACATATCTTATTTGTACCTCCCCTTCACAGTGAGAAATCGCTTTGCGCTGCCTGTGATTAGAGCTAAGGAGAGAAAGTAACCTGGGACTTCATTAAAGTTGCTCTGCTGGAGAAGGCACTCTGTAAACAGAAGGCAAGGAGGCTCTTTGGGAAAATGCCACCTTTAGGTAATAAGACACCAGAGgaaaaagttatttctgaaacTTTCTGATCTGGGCCGTGCACAGAGCTGACTTATGTTGTAGGTTATTAAGAACAAGGAGAACTGCCTTCTACGTGTGGGCGAAGGTCACTAGCAGTCTGTATGTGGAAGCCCCTTGTTACTTCTGCAGAGAATAAATACTGGTGACATCTTGGCTAGACTAGTTTGTGGGAGAGTTGTTTGTCTACGCACTGAAAATTTCTTCTTCCACTATTTCCATTTACACTAAATACATTGTGATCATCTTGTGTAGCCACAATGTCGGGATGCCCTCtctactggttttggctgagatagggttaattttcttcatagtggcttgTATGAtgctatgttctggatttgtgatgaaaacagtgttgataaccccccccttgttttagctgttgctgagcagtacttCCACAGCCTCAAGGCCTTCTCTGCGGGtcggctgggggtgcacaagaggttgggagggggcacagctgggacagctgaccccaactggccaaaggggtaccCCACACCATAAGGTGTCGTACTCAGCAATAAAACcttgggggaaggaagaaggggaacGTTTAGAGTTACAGTGTTCATCTTCACAAGTAACTATTATGcatggtggagccctgctttcctggaaacagCTGAAGATCTGCTTGCAGATGGGAGGTAGTGACAAAttccttaattttctttgcttgtgcatgcagctttattttacctattaaactgtctttatctcaacccacgagttttctcacttttacccttctgattctttcccccatcccaccagggcagtGAGCGAGGgtctgtgtggggctgagctgcctactgggtttaaaccacaacaccctccAAACTTCTGCACAGCATGCATGGGATGGCTGAGGCTCCCCTAACCCAAGGTGTCCCCTATCTGCCCTCCCTGACAGGTTGTCTCCTCCAGATGACCTACTGGCTGCTGAAAATTTTTGACCTGCTTCCCTCCTGATGTGCTCCAGGGCAGGACAAAAGGAACTGCATATGTGCCTCTGAGACTTCACAATCCACCATCATGTCCGAGCCGCAGCTATTCAGGGAAGTCTTCAGTAGTAGTTCCATGGATAGCTGCCTAGATCCAAAATCTCATTTCAGGGCTCTTGCTAGTCAAGAGTTGGTCCTGAGAAGACATCTAACTGCTAGTTCCAGAAAACTAGCCTTTGACGCAAGCATTTTTGGAGTCCAGGATCATCCCAACTTTTCCATAGTGTGGGATTCAGCTATGCTGAGTAAGCTTCATCTCAGCTACCTAAAAATTATATCTAAAATCATCAAAACATCTGTTCTAGTGACTGGAAGATCCCATTTGGTAGTAAGAGAAAGAATATCTGCAGGAACAATTCAACTTACCTAAAAATGGATAAGCTGGTGAGATAAAGCACCCTGTGAAGATGACTATTTTTCTACAGTGAGTATAAAGAGAGCTACTAATGACTAGAGCAGATGTAGTGCCTAACTTTTAGATGCCTAAATTTAGATTAGATGGCTATCAGCCTTCAGGAGGGTGGGTATGATTTTTATGGTTTTACGTGGATTAGCTTTGCACTAGGCTCTAGGCACAGATTGCAGAGGCGTGTGCTCTATTCAAATTGGAGGCTATCCTGCAAAGAAGCTGGGATCATATTCATGCACaaacacctcctgcaaccagaaAATAATGCCAGAAAGATGCCAAAACAAGTTATGAAGAGAGACTGACCAGTTGTGAACTCTGGTAGAGTTGAAATTCTCTGGAAACACAGTAATGTTTCCAGATTTTCAGGGAGATTGTGGATGAGGAGAAAGAAACTACTTCCCCATTGACTTCCTGAAGGGACTATGTTAATATGTGCTGAACTTAGTAAATATGTTCAAAACGCCTCAGATGGGCAACAGTCCTCATAGGGAAAGATCACTTTCCTTCCATCTATAAGACCACCAGAAGAAAGGAGGTACCACCTGGCAGCACTTCTGAAACTGCTATTTTAAGAGAGATCAAGATGTCCAAGTGATCACACAGTTCATTTCAAAAGGTAACTCTGAGCATGAGAGAATTAACTACATCAGGCCAGCTTCACTGGctaggaaggaagaagagaattaCCCATCAATTTCTCAGAAAGGTAGAGTTTTTTATCTTAACTTACTTTATTTCTCTGAGATAAAGGATTAAAGTAGTTATATTGTCACTAACAAGGATTATCTTCCACAGCACAAGTGCTGGTGTGGTATATATTTCATTGCTCTTTTTTATGTCATTTTGGTGACTGCAAGCTTACAAGATGGCAATGAAACAGCAAAAGAGACTCTCTCAGATCCTGGTATTTTGCTCTGCTGAAATGTAGCATCATTCAACTTTTATGCCTGACAGCATAGAGTGCTTCAATGCTCTAcaaagcacagaagagaaaggcAAGATAGACATATGATGTGCACTTATACAAGCCACATGAATGGAGGATATAATTTACTGACGAGCATAGCTCTTACTTCAGTACCGAGTCATCAAATTCTCTTCATAGTCTCTTCTCAGGTACTAATCCTTTGCTGTGCATTTCCAGGACTGGTCCTTCATAGTTCAACCAGATGTCACAGGATCAGGGCAGAGATATTACTTCCATCTGTTTGGTGATATGTTAACTCTACAAAAGCCAGGTCATAGATTAAAAAATGACAGTCTGTGGGTCTTCTTCAGCTGGTGACCATGTGCTAGCTTTTGACTTACTCTCCTGCCCTTTGTGTCCCAGTCTGGGTGTCCTGAGAAGCTGCCTGCAGATGAAACGTTGACATCCTGCTCACCCAGGTGCCTTCACCCCAAGCCATTCCTACAGCCCTTCTTCTGCTACTCCTCCTGGTGCTTCCACAGCCATCCTGCCCCATTCACCATCCATTCAGGCCAACCATAGCATTTCTTCATGATTCTCTATATACTTTCCTCACCAGCTGTCACAGCATTGCCATCAGACAAAGTAGCAGTATGTCCAAGCTAAGAAAAAGTTCTGTAATATGCAAATTGGCAAATATTTTACATTGAAACATTCATTAGACAAGCATCATTTTCTGGCATTGTCAGGTTCAATGTTGCTTTTTGCTATTGCTTTTCATTCCATACATCacatttttccttgtctttgatCTTGTTAAACATGCTTCTGATCTCGTTAAGCAGCAAACCCTTTAAGTGACACACTCATAAGTGACAAGCACTAGTTGAAATGGAAACAGAAGGAGCAGCACGATTTTTCTCTGTCCCATCTTCCCTCCATGGAATGTGCTAGCATGGCTTGTTATGGGCCTGTTTTGACCTCTGCACACATACTGAAGAGGAGGGACAAAACTTAAGAGTTTTGGGTTATTACTCAAAGATGTCTAGAAATTCAGAAGGAAAGTCTATTCTGCTCTTTCTAGAGGACaataaataaacacaaatatTGTAATATAAACACATCTCGTTCAAGAAATTAATCTATTGTATCAGAATAATTTCTTAATGATTAAGAGCAGGGATATAAACTGCTCtaagttgttgtgttttttttaacttaaatctTGCTCTTCTGTGCATTGCATATAAATAGCTATAACCAAAACACCACATACAAATCCCAATCTGGAATGAAAGAAGACGTAAAGCACAATAGTTGCTTATCTGCTTGAACCAGATTTGGTAAATGAGTAAACAAATAGGTGTTGCCTTCATTTTCAGCTCTTACATCCAGTAGTTCAGCCTCCAGGCAAAAATTCAAAGCCATGAATCCAACCATTTAAAGCATGTTACTCTAAAAACAAATGAGTCCTGGAAGAGTCCTGTTGAAAAACTTTTCCAAACAGAATCATCTTTAACGCTCTGCGAAACCACAtgtaaaaaaatgcataaacaatTGGATTAAATGTAGAATTTAAgtaaccaaaccaaaccaaagcatcAATGAGAATAGGAGGTATCACATAATTCATAAATGGATTGGTTGCTGTAAAGAAGAAGAATGGACTCCAGCAGATGAGAAACACTCCCATTATTATGCCTAATGTCTTggcagctttcctttctctgcagaaTGAAATGTGGTGCTTCATTTCAAATCTCATCTTCTTTTGGCTAATTGCATCAATGGATCTTGCCTGTCTCTTGGCTATAGAGTATATCTTCCTATAGATGTACAGCATAACAAATCCAGGGATGTAAAAAGACACTATGGAGGCCACAACACCTGAAGTTTCACTAAAAATTACAAAGCATCCTCCTGCACAATGGATATGATTATAAATGTCTTCTGCCCCTCGCAAGTTTAGGTCTAGAAAGATCAtcccaaaagcaaaagcagcaggcACCATCCAACTTATGAATATCATGACCAGGATAACAAAAGTATTTATCTTTGATTTGTATCTTAGAGGGTCACACACAGCATAGTAACGGTCGATGGATATGAAGGAAAGATGGAAGATGGAAGCTGTGCTCAGCATAATGTCCGTGCTTGTGTGGATCTTGCAGAAGAGGTCCCCAAAATACCAGCAGTGCTCAACAGAGCGCACCATGCTGCAAGGCATGATGAGGAATCCCAGCAGAAAATCTACTGTAGCCATAGAAAGTATCAGGAAATTGGTAGGCGTAT
This genomic window from Accipiter gentilis chromosome 5, bAccGen1.1, whole genome shotgun sequence contains:
- the TAAR1 gene encoding trace amine-associated receptor 1 → MYISIRKNSTCAAYLHRFETSVRMQLCCESVNGSCIRSSWSNSIRVSMYIFMICIILATVVGNLTVIISISHFKQLHTPTNFLILSMATVDFLLGFLIMPCSMVRSVEHCWYFGDLFCKIHTSTDIMLSTASIFHLSFISIDRYYAVCDPLRYKSKINTFVILVMIFISWMVPAAFAFGMIFLDLNLRGAEDIYNHIHCAGGCFVIFSETSGVVASIVSFYIPGFVMLYIYRKIYSIAKRQARSIDAISQKKMRFEMKHHISFCRERKAAKTLGIIMGVFLICWSPFFFFTATNPFMNYVIPPILIDALVWFGYLNSTFNPIVYAFFYMWFRRALKMILFGKVFQQDSSRTHLFLE